In Lactiplantibacillus pentosus, a single genomic region encodes these proteins:
- a CDS encoding helix-turn-helix domain-containing protein produces MTKFNLELRISIVTQYLTGISSTQLARKYHIANNETILLWVHRFNRFGIAGLKPRPMNLEYSSEFKIEVLNWKQQHQASLSETALHFNLSSPSTIWQWQRKFDLKGLSGLNRVRGDSKTMAKHKYKKVTKPTTAQIQARHDKDELKQLKQENKMLRIENEFLKKLDALDHEKSAHAKP; encoded by the coding sequence ATGACTAAATTTAATTTAGAGTTACGAATTTCTATTGTGACACAATATTTAACGGGTATTAGTTCCACTCAATTGGCCAGAAAATACCATATTGCCAACAATGAAACGATTCTCCTATGGGTTCATCGCTTTAATCGTTTTGGCATTGCAGGATTAAAACCGAGACCTATGAACTTGGAATACTCTAGTGAGTTCAAGATAGAAGTATTAAACTGGAAACAACAGCACCAAGCTTCGCTTTCAGAAACAGCACTACACTTCAATCTCTCTTCACCAAGTACTATCTGGCAATGGCAAAGAAAGTTTGATTTAAAGGGACTCAGTGGCCTAAATAGAGTGAGAGGAGATTCAAAGACTATGGCTAAGCATAAGTATAAAAAAGTAACCAAACCCACAACAGCACAAATTCAAGCACGCCACGATAAAGATGAGTTAAAGCAACTCAAGCAAGAAAATAAGATGTTAAGAATCGAGAATGAATTCCTAAAAAAACTCGATGCCTTAGATCACGAAAAATCAGCTCACGCGAAACCGTGA
- a CDS encoding LPXTG cell wall anchor domain-containing protein, producing the protein MPAKPVNPSQPTTPTKPVNPSQPTTPIKPINPSQSTTPVKPVQAGQAAATNFVDQRLPQTDETDQQHMTLSGLLLLAMSSLLGLFGMTKRQRKE; encoded by the coding sequence ATGCCAGCAAAACCAGTTAACCCAAGTCAACCAACGACGCCAACAAAACCAGTTAACCCAAGTCAACCAACGACGCCAATAAAGCCGATTAACCCAAGCCAATCAACGACGCCTGTTAAGCCGGTTCAGGCTGGTCAAGCAGCGGCTACTAATTTTGTGGATCAACGGTTGCCTCAAACTGATGAAACTGATCAACAACACATGACGCTGAGTGGCTTATTACTATTAGCCATGAGTAGTTTGTTAGGACTCTTCGGAATGACTAAGCGGCAGCGCAAAGAATAG
- a CDS encoding IS256 family transposase produces MNELTTEIIAALAQKQDLDEVFRHHLEIAINQLLQTELAEFLGYERYSYAGINTGNNRNGSYERSFDTKYGQLNLTIPRDRNGRFENHTLPAYGRHSDNLETTVIQLYTKGITTAEIAELIEKMYGAHYSQATVSNMTKAVNEQVQAFQQRRLASQYAAIFLDATYLPLKRDTVQKEAVHIAIGIRPDGTKEVLNYQVAPTESTGIWTELLGTLIKQGVKDVLLFVADGLVGLDEGLNRHFPKAKRQRCLVHVGRNLMNKVRVKDRKAVISDFKQVHRAANREAAELKLNEFANNWHQTYPKLIKDLLKMPNLLTLMDFPPAIRQSLYTHHKEQFPTEDSLDRFLVSQFNVYNEKSLKRIHRGFKGLQDTLEASFI; encoded by the coding sequence ATGAATGAACTTACTACAGAAATTATCGCTGCACTAGCCCAAAAGCAAGATTTGGACGAAGTTTTTCGTCACCACCTCGAAATTGCGATTAACCAGCTGCTTCAAACCGAATTGGCAGAGTTTTTGGGTTACGAACGCTACTCATACGCTGGGATTAACACTGGTAATAACCGCAACGGCAGTTATGAGCGCTCGTTTGATACGAAGTACGGCCAACTTAACTTAACCATTCCTCGAGATCGCAATGGCCGGTTTGAAAATCATACCTTGCCAGCCTACGGTCGGCACAGTGATAATTTAGAAACAACGGTCATTCAGTTGTATACCAAGGGAATTACCACTGCTGAAATTGCCGAACTCATTGAAAAAATGTACGGTGCTCACTACTCCCAAGCCACGGTTTCCAACATGACTAAAGCCGTCAATGAACAGGTTCAAGCTTTCCAGCAACGTCGACTGGCTTCACAATATGCAGCCATCTTCTTAGATGCCACTTACTTGCCGTTAAAGCGGGATACCGTTCAAAAAGAAGCCGTTCATATTGCGATTGGCATTCGTCCAGATGGGACGAAAGAAGTGCTGAACTACCAAGTGGCGCCAACGGAATCGACTGGAATCTGGACTGAACTGCTGGGAACCTTGATCAAGCAGGGCGTTAAAGATGTGCTGTTGTTTGTGGCCGATGGGTTAGTTGGTTTGGATGAAGGCTTGAATCGGCATTTCCCTAAAGCCAAACGACAACGTTGCCTGGTTCATGTTGGGCGGAATCTGATGAACAAAGTTCGCGTAAAAGACCGCAAGGCCGTGATCAGTGACTTTAAACAAGTTCATCGGGCCGCCAACCGTGAAGCAGCCGAACTGAAACTGAATGAGTTCGCCAACAACTGGCATCAGACCTATCCCAAATTAATCAAAGATCTGCTTAAAATGCCGAATTTACTCACTTTAATGGACTTTCCACCAGCTATCCGGCAATCACTATACACCCACCACAAAGAACAATTTCCAACGGAAGATTCACTGGATCGCTTCCTGGTTTCTCAGTTTAATGTTTATAACGAGAAGTCTCTGAAGCGGATCCACCGAGGGTTCAAAGGACTCCAGGACACCTTGGAAGCATCATTTATTTAA
- a CDS encoding Dps family protein, translated as MKYTKTKAVLNQLVADLSQMSMIIHQTHWYMRGPNFLKLHPLMDEFMEEIDSQLDVISERLIALDGSPYSTLKEMAENTKIQDWPGEWDKTTPERLAHLVDGYRYLEDLYQHGIEVSDVEKDFSTQDIFIGLKTAIEKKIWMIQAELGSAPEIDE; from the coding sequence ATGAAATATACGAAAACCAAAGCAGTATTAAATCAACTCGTTGCCGATTTGAGCCAGATGTCAATGATTATCCATCAGACGCATTGGTACATGCGTGGACCCAACTTTTTGAAGTTGCACCCCTTGATGGATGAGTTCATGGAAGAAATTGACAGCCAACTCGATGTCATTTCTGAACGGCTGATTGCGCTTGATGGCAGTCCTTACTCGACCTTAAAAGAAATGGCCGAAAACACTAAGATTCAAGACTGGCCTGGTGAATGGGACAAAACAACCCCAGAACGCCTCGCACACTTAGTTGATGGCTATCGTTACTTGGAAGACCTTTACCAACACGGCATTGAAGTATCCGATGTTGAAAAAGACTTCAGTACCCAAGATATTTTCATTGGTCTCAAAACCGCAATTGAGAAGAAAATCTGGATGATTCAGGCAGAGCTTGGGTCGGCGCCGGAAATTGATGAATAA
- the nrdI gene encoding class Ib ribonucleoside-diphosphate reductase assembly flavoprotein NrdI — MNILYISLSGNTKYFISRLTTYFEKERHVRVSSINVKEHPEFTTLDQPFVTFLPAFLKGGNGVNDGYTEILTTILGDYLAYEGNYQHCYGIIGSGNRNFNKQFALTAKQYAKRFDFPYITDFELRGTAHDIPRIADAILTYRNQFCFQTTKE; from the coding sequence ATAAATATTCTCTACATCAGTTTGAGCGGCAACACGAAATATTTTATTAGCAGACTGACAACATACTTTGAGAAAGAACGTCATGTTCGGGTTAGTTCAATTAATGTTAAAGAACACCCTGAATTCACCACTCTTGACCAGCCGTTTGTTACCTTCCTACCAGCCTTTCTTAAAGGTGGTAATGGGGTTAATGACGGTTATACTGAAATATTAACCACTATTTTGGGAGATTACCTCGCGTACGAAGGCAATTACCAGCATTGCTACGGTATTATCGGTAGCGGTAATCGTAATTTTAATAAGCAGTTTGCACTCACGGCTAAACAATATGCTAAACGCTTCGATTTTCCTTACATTACCGATTTTGAGCTACGTGGCACCGCACACGACATTCCTCGCATTGCCGATGCCATCTTAACCTATCGCAATCAATTTTGTTTTCAAACAACGAAGGAGTAA
- a CDS encoding recombinase family protein — translation MKYGYARVSTTDQKLANQIELLKLAGAEKIFQEKFTGTTTERPEFQKLLRVLKTGDTLIVTKLDRFARNTREALAIIQELFKENVKVNILNMGLIDNTPTGQLVFTIFSAFAQFERDMIVTRTQEGKLYAKQHDPLFREGRPKTYSDEQIRFAYELRKQGMTYKMIERKTGISKRTQQRRFKSI, via the coding sequence ATGAAATATGGCTATGCCCGGGTCAGTACCACTGATCAGAAATTAGCAAATCAAATTGAGTTACTAAAATTGGCAGGAGCAGAAAAAATCTTCCAGGAAAAGTTTACTGGCACAACTACTGAACGACCGGAGTTTCAAAAACTGTTGCGCGTTCTAAAAACAGGAGATACTTTGATTGTCACTAAGTTGGATCGGTTTGCACGGAACACGCGCGAGGCCTTAGCCATTATCCAAGAGTTGTTTAAAGAAAATGTAAAAGTCAACATTTTGAATATGGGCTTAATTGATAATACGCCGACTGGCCAATTAGTCTTTACAATATTTAGTGCTTTTGCGCAGTTTGAACGCGATATGATTGTCACACGCACACAAGAAGGTAAATTGTATGCCAAGCAACATGATCCGTTGTTTCGGGAAGGGCGACCGAAAACGTATTCTGATGAACAGATCAGATTTGCTTATGAGTTGCGAAAACAAGGCATGACTTATAAGATGATTGAACGAAAGACGGGGATTAGTAAACGCACGCAACAGCGAAGGTTTAAGTCGATTTAA
- a CDS encoding ABC transporter permease, which produces MRTMAIVRRVFKQMLRDKRTLALMFLAPLLIMTLMYFLFQNNTTQLASLGVHHVDQSVVNVIDTKNVTIHHYDSSQARKMIKQHDLDGYLTQKNGQLTITYSNSNPTNTSLIKASLQSGLVKLKMKTLVTVTKKQRAALESQQAALKKLTAAQTQATVTKLKTAIAQAQARGDQATAEKLQKQLKQATATTSSSTQSAKATSYTTKSHYIYGSSDSTFFESFLPAFLGFFVFFFVFLISGVSLLNERTTGTLSRLLATPIRRSEIIMGYLIGYGGFAIIQTVLTVVFTITVFKIHLVGSIWLVFLTNLLLALVALTLGIFISTFANSEFQMIQFIPLIVVPQIFFAGLVPVDGMASWLQAIAHIMPLYYGANALTAVVTKGAGLGDIGVNLLILVGFMVVLTMLNIVGMKRYRKV; this is translated from the coding sequence ATGCGAACGATGGCAATCGTTAGACGAGTTTTTAAGCAAATGTTACGTGATAAGCGTACCTTGGCGCTGATGTTTTTGGCACCATTGCTGATTATGACGCTGATGTATTTCTTATTTCAAAACAACACGACGCAATTAGCAAGCTTGGGTGTTCATCATGTAGACCAATCCGTGGTTAACGTGATCGATACCAAAAACGTGACGATTCATCATTATGATAGTTCACAGGCACGGAAAATGATTAAGCAGCATGATCTAGATGGCTATTTGACTCAGAAAAATGGTCAATTGACGATTACTTATTCAAATAGCAATCCAACCAACACGTCTTTAATTAAGGCGAGTTTACAATCAGGATTAGTCAAGTTGAAAATGAAGACGCTGGTGACCGTTACTAAGAAACAGCGCGCGGCCCTTGAATCGCAACAAGCCGCTTTGAAGAAGCTGACAGCAGCCCAGACACAAGCAACGGTGACCAAGCTGAAGACTGCCATTGCACAAGCCCAGGCCCGCGGTGACCAGGCAACTGCTGAGAAATTACAAAAGCAACTCAAGCAAGCCACAGCCACGACGTCTAGTTCGACTCAGTCAGCTAAAGCAACCAGTTATACGACTAAGTCTCATTATATTTATGGTAGTAGTGATTCAACGTTCTTTGAAAGCTTTTTGCCAGCCTTTCTCGGTTTCTTTGTCTTCTTCTTTGTGTTCTTGATTTCTGGCGTTTCACTTTTGAATGAACGCACTACTGGAACCCTAAGCCGGCTACTTGCAACCCCAATTCGACGGAGTGAAATTATTATGGGCTATCTAATTGGTTATGGGGGCTTTGCCATCATTCAGACTGTCCTGACCGTTGTTTTTACAATTACGGTCTTCAAGATTCACTTAGTTGGTAGTATTTGGCTGGTCTTTCTGACTAACTTATTATTAGCGTTAGTGGCTTTGACCTTGGGTATCTTTATTTCCACCTTTGCTAACTCAGAATTTCAAATGATTCAGTTTATTCCACTGATTGTTGTACCACAAATCTTTTTTGCTGGGTTGGTTCCAGTCGATGGCATGGCCAGTTGGTTGCAAGCAATTGCCCACATCATGCCGTTATACTATGGTGCTAATGCGTTGACGGCTGTTGTGACAAAGGGTGCTGGGCTTGGCGATATTGGTGTCAATTTGTTAATATTAGTAGGGTTTATGGTCGTACTAACAATGTTGAATATTGTTGGAATGAAACGTTATCGGAAGGTGTGA
- a CDS encoding type II toxin-antitoxin system Phd/YefM family antitoxin — MEKIINPTTARTNLFSLIKNANRDSQPVIIAGSNDSRSAVLIGKKDYDALQETMNLMMNGQIQATFSRKDDESVDLDEMIKEIDHE, encoded by the coding sequence ATGGAAAAAATTATTAACCCAACTACAGCACGAACAAACCTATTTTCACTTATCAAAAACGCTAATCGGGACTCCCAACCTGTTATTATTGCAGGATCTAATGACAGCCGTAGTGCCGTTTTGATTGGAAAAAAAGACTATGATGCATTACAGGAAACCATGAACTTAATGATGAATGGTCAGATTCAAGCCACCTTCAGCCGTAAAGATGATGAATCAGTTGATTTAGACGAAATGATCAAAGAAATTGATCATGAGTAA
- a CDS encoding IS5 family transposase (programmed frameshift), producing MKNYPSNITRKQFEQIRPELESFRKQTRPRKYDLYEVFCAIIYVLKTGCQWRQVPSDFPEWHSVYNYYKLWSASPFVTEASLLDKLFKKIIAQQRNLQLRSAKTTFIIIDAQSVKNADTAEHKGYDAGKKVSDIKRHLAVDINGLPQAIHITTANVSDRQGAIAMLTLYREHLNHVKTVLVDGGYTGNNFSAAVHSNLKATVQVAKRNELHKFEVLPQRWLVERTFSWLDKCRRLWKNCERHLSTSRQMVVLAYLIVMLKRY from the exons ATGAAAAACTATCCAAGCAATATTACCCGCAAACAATTTGAACAGATTCGACCAGAGCTAGAAAGTTTTCGAAAACAAACTAGGCCCCGAAAATATGACCTCTACGAGGTCTTCTGTGCGATTATCTATGTCCTAAAAACAGGTTGTCAATGGCGACAAGTTCCAAGTGATTTTCCTGAATGGCATTCCGTCTATAATTACTACAAGCTTTGGTCTGCATCGCCTTTTGTCACAGAGGCATCGCTACTTGATA AACTGTTTAAAAAAATTATCGCTCAACAGCGTAATTTACAATTACGCTCAGCCAAAACGACATTTATTATAATCGATGCCCAAAGCGTAAAAAATGCAGATACTGCTGAGCATAAAGGTTATGATGCAGGTAAAAAAGTTTCCGATATTAAGCGCCATTTAGCAGTTGATATCAATGGTTTACCACAAGCTATTCACATTACTACGGCTAATGTGTCTGATCGTCAAGGAGCCATTGCTATGTTGACGTTATATCGTGAACATCTTAATCACGTCAAAACAGTACTAGTTGATGGTGGGTACACTGGGAACAACTTTTCCGCCGCTGTTCATTCCAATTTAAAAGCCACCGTACAGGTGGCTAAGCGTAATGAATTACATAAATTTGAAGTGCTTCCGCAACGCTGGTTAGTGGAACGTACTTTTAGTTGGCTAGATAAATGTCGGCGCCTTTGGAAAAATTGCGAACGACATCTTAGTACTAGTCGCCAAATGGTTGTTTTAGCTTATTTGATTGTGATGCTCAAAAGATATTAG
- a CDS encoding TetR/AcrR family transcriptional regulator: MERPRIRDYFQQDLSQNETITPKQRAILQASLDLFAEKGFDQTSTSDIAQRAGVAEGTVYRRYKTKAALRDAILAPITAHIVPILASDFSEDKLRQRYPSLQAFVTAIFTDRVAFAKANVKELKVIFEMVAFDTERREQILSQIAPKMVKQMGSVINQLKADHLIVDWPNDLILQSLLSQLFGYLAQLMLELPGTEIEREQAYLITVMTKILTPGEHDQITGQ, from the coding sequence ATGGAACGACCACGGATACGGGATTATTTTCAACAGGATCTAAGTCAGAATGAAACGATTACACCTAAGCAACGGGCCATCCTCCAGGCAAGTCTCGATTTGTTTGCTGAAAAGGGTTTTGACCAGACCAGTACTAGTGATATTGCACAACGGGCCGGCGTTGCGGAGGGGACGGTCTATCGGCGGTATAAGACTAAGGCTGCCTTACGGGATGCCATCTTAGCACCAATTACCGCGCACATTGTGCCAATCTTAGCGAGTGATTTTTCAGAGGATAAATTACGGCAGCGTTATCCCAGTCTACAGGCATTCGTCACAGCAATTTTTACGGACCGAGTTGCATTTGCTAAAGCTAACGTGAAAGAGTTAAAGGTCATTTTTGAAATGGTAGCTTTTGACACCGAACGACGCGAACAGATTCTTAGCCAGATTGCGCCTAAGATGGTCAAGCAGATGGGAAGTGTCATAAATCAACTAAAAGCAGATCATTTGATTGTGGATTGGCCGAATGATTTGATACTGCAAAGTTTGTTATCGCAGCTATTCGGTTACCTAGCGCAGTTAATGCTGGAATTGCCGGGAACTGAAATTGAGCGCGAACAAGCGTATTTGATTACGGTGATGACCAAAATATTGACCCCGGGTGAACATGATCAAATTACTGGTCAGTGA
- a CDS encoding ABC transporter ATP-binding protein, which produces MATDYVIAKQVSKHFGHQQVLNQIDLTLPAGMIYGLIGPSGAGKTTLIKSILGMEAVDSGTVKVMDTVMPNRAVMAQVGYMAQSDALYETLTARENLTLFGQLMSVPKIKLAQMIDYAAGLVDLTSQLDKRVSGYSGGMKRRLSLAIALIQDPQLLILDEPTVGIDPELRQQIWTELNKLKDTGKSMLVTTHVMDEAERCDYLMLIRHGIALAEGTPAALKQQYAVDTIEQVFLKAGRMQDANDGNR; this is translated from the coding sequence ATGGCAACGGATTATGTCATCGCCAAGCAGGTCAGCAAGCACTTTGGTCATCAGCAAGTGCTCAATCAGATTGATTTGACACTGCCGGCTGGAATGATTTATGGCTTGATTGGGCCATCAGGAGCTGGGAAGACCACCTTGATCAAGAGTATTTTAGGGATGGAAGCTGTGGATAGTGGCACTGTTAAAGTCATGGATACGGTGATGCCCAATAGGGCGGTAATGGCACAAGTAGGGTATATGGCCCAAAGTGACGCTTTGTATGAGACACTAACGGCCCGTGAAAACCTGACCTTGTTTGGGCAATTGATGAGCGTTCCAAAAATAAAGTTAGCACAAATGATTGATTATGCAGCCGGATTAGTTGATTTAACGTCCCAATTAGACAAGCGGGTCAGTGGCTATTCGGGTGGGATGAAACGGCGCTTGTCGTTGGCAATTGCCCTGATTCAGGATCCCCAATTATTGATTTTAGATGAACCGACCGTTGGGATTGATCCAGAATTACGGCAACAAATTTGGACCGAACTAAATAAGCTCAAGGATACCGGTAAGTCGATGCTCGTGACAACGCATGTCATGGACGAAGCAGAACGGTGTGATTATCTCATGTTGATTCGGCACGGGATTGCGCTTGCTGAGGGGACACCCGCGGCACTGAAACAACAGTATGCAGTAGATACGATCGAACAGGTCTTTTTGAAAGCGGGGCGGATGCAAGATGCGAACGATGGCAATCGTTAG
- a CDS encoding IS3 family transposase → MTLIDDLRRVFKTSISFILKAVKIPRSTYYYTKHSQGRKYDDDQVIQAIDEIRQTDAKYTQKYGYRRITLVMHEQGFKVNHKRVLRIMKEQGWTCQAFNKQTRKYNSYKGVVGRIAKNKLHRRFKTDRPYQKLVADVSEFRYGQMSQSERIYLEPIMDLFSGEILAFNISAHPTLEFALKPLKEALDGLPELPYRTTVHTDQGFQYQHKQWQKTLKTHHTFQSMSRKATCLEPV, encoded by the coding sequence GTGACCTTAATTGATGATCTGAGGCGAGTCTTCAAAACGTCGATTAGTTTTATCCTCAAAGCCGTTAAGATACCACGTAGCACGTACTATTACACTAAGCACAGCCAGGGACGAAAATATGATGATGACCAGGTTATCCAAGCCATTGATGAAATTCGCCAAACAGATGCCAAGTATACTCAAAAATACGGTTACCGTCGCATAACGTTAGTTATGCATGAACAGGGATTTAAAGTTAATCACAAACGCGTCCTCCGAATTATGAAGGAACAAGGCTGGACATGTCAGGCCTTTAATAAGCAAACTCGTAAATATAACTCATACAAAGGAGTTGTTGGTAGAATCGCCAAAAACAAGTTACACCGGCGATTCAAGACAGATCGACCATATCAAAAACTTGTCGCCGACGTTAGTGAATTTCGATACGGTCAGATGAGTCAAAGTGAACGAATCTATTTAGAGCCCATCATGGATTTATTTTCGGGTGAAATTTTGGCATTTAACATTAGTGCACATCCAACTCTTGAGTTTGCGTTGAAGCCACTAAAAGAAGCATTAGATGGACTACCTGAGCTTCCTTATCGAACAACGGTACACACAGATCAAGGATTTCAGTACCAACATAAGCAGTGGCAAAAAACGCTTAAAACTCATCATACCTTTCAGAGTATGTCCCGTAAGGCGACTTGCTTAGAACCTGTCTAA
- a CDS encoding putative holin-like toxin encodes MLLFGTFLIALLSYIDKHHK; translated from the coding sequence ATGTTGCTGTTTGGCACGTTTTTAATCGCGCTCCTCAGCTATATCGACAAGCACCACAAATAA
- a CDS encoding Txe/YoeB family addiction module toxin — MSNRWKVKIKSSAKGDLKKVLRSPLRQSFEEIQNVLESDPYKPIQSFEKLTPPAAGYYSRRINGQHRVVYTIDKVTRIVEIYSCWAHYESGGLEMSGKSNSRKN, encoded by the coding sequence ATGAGTAATCGTTGGAAAGTAAAAATAAAATCATCAGCTAAAGGTGATTTAAAAAAAGTTTTAAGAAGCCCATTACGTCAGTCATTTGAAGAAATACAAAATGTATTGGAATCTGATCCATATAAACCAATACAGTCATTTGAAAAATTAACACCACCTGCGGCTGGTTACTATTCTCGAAGGATAAATGGACAGCATCGCGTCGTTTATACCATTGATAAAGTAACTAGAATAGTCGAAATCTATTCATGTTGGGCCCATTATGAAAGTGGTGGTCTTGAAATGAGTGGTAAATCTAATTCCAGAAAAAACTAG
- a CDS encoding MarR family winged helix-turn-helix transcriptional regulator codes for MLNQQQIKNQFESLATLQAIQKQAYQMLVQGLATTGFSMREWEILVYLEQHGQATASELADAFMVTRTLISRNTWRLIQDDLIQSQVNQTDRRIVRLTLTINGQERVQKSVRQVQENLKTFNQSHDLEKLTKQVETLSQQLAKIN; via the coding sequence ATGCTAAATCAGCAGCAAATTAAGAACCAGTTTGAGAGCTTAGCAACCCTGCAAGCTATTCAGAAACAGGCATACCAGATGTTAGTGCAAGGGCTGGCCACAACTGGGTTCTCAATGCGTGAGTGGGAAATATTAGTCTATCTTGAACAACACGGACAAGCTACTGCTAGTGAATTAGCTGATGCGTTCATGGTTACGCGCACACTAATTTCCAGGAATACCTGGCGACTGATTCAAGATGATTTAATTCAATCACAAGTAAATCAAACTGATCGACGAATTGTGCGGCTGACTTTGACTATTAATGGCCAAGAAAGGGTCCAAAAAAGCGTTCGGCAAGTGCAAGAAAATTTAAAAACTTTCAACCAAAGTCACGATTTGGAGAAGTTGACTAAACAAGTGGAAACTTTGTCACAACAACTGGCTAAGATAAATTAA